The Lathyrus oleraceus cultivar Zhongwan6 chromosome 5, CAAS_Psat_ZW6_1.0, whole genome shotgun sequence genome includes the window CCCACCAACCCCATATCTCTACATTTTTGCTCATACACCCCTAACACCTTAAATTCTAACTTCTAAGGTTGAGGTACTACACTCAAGGGTCTTCCTAAACAAAACATAACATCACAACACACATAAATTGCATAATTATATTAAGAAAACAAATAATAAAATTTTGAGGCATTACAACTCTCCCCACTTAGAATATTTTCGTCCTCCAAAATTTACTTGACGAGCACAATTTATGGTATGCTTCCTGCATCTGGCTCTCCAGCTCCTAAGTAATATTTCCTCCAGTTACTCCTCCCCAAACAACTTTAACTAGAGCAATCTCTTTGCCTCTCAATTTCTTCAATTTCTGATCCTCAATTCTCACGGGCAATGCTTCTACCGTAATGTTGTCCctcacttgcacatcatccatcTTAATCACATGAGATGGATCGCGAATATACTTCTGAAGTTGTGATACATGGAACACGTCATGTAAATTCGAAAGATCGGGTGGTAAGGCCACTCTATAAGCAACAACTCCAATTCTTTGAGAAATCTGATATGGACCAATAAATTTAGAAGTCAACTTCTTCAATTTCAGCGCATATCCAATGCCCATCACATGATTAACTCTAAGGACATGATCACCTTCCTTAAATTCCAAATATTTTCTTCTCGCATCATGATAACTAGTCTACCTACTCTGTgttattttcattttctctcGGATCATCTTCACTTTTTTAGTAGTCTGTTGGACAATCTTCAGTCCAAGTACATCACTCTCgcctgattcataccaacacagAGGTGTCCTACACCTCCGACCATATAATGCTTCAAACGACTTCATTTCGGTACTAGaataaaaactattataataAGTAAACTCGATCAGAGACAGATGACCATCCCAAGTACCTCCTTGCTCGAGTATGCAAGCCCTCAACAAgtcctccaatgactgaatagttctctAGGTCTGCCTATCAGTCTATGGATGGTAAGCAGAACTCAACTTCTATTTAGTACCCAAAGTATCTTGCAAAGTTTCCCAAAATCTGGATGTAAACCGAGGGTCTCTGTCAGAAACTATACTCAAAGGAACTCCATAAAACTTCATTATCACACAAATATAAATCTCAGCTAACTTCTATAAAGAGAAACTGATGTTAATTGGAATGAAGTGTGCTgatttcgtcaatctatcgaAATCACTCATATAGTATCATATCCTCTAGGTGTATTCAGTAATCCCGTCACGAAGCCCATGGAaatactatcccacttccactaTGGAATGTCCAAAGGCTGCATCAAACCCGAAGGTTTCTGGTGTTTCTACTTTGGACTTCTGTCAAATCAAACACACGTACACAAACTGTGCTACATCTCgcttcattcctggccaccaaaatattttcttgaGATCCTGATACATCTTTGTAGCCCCAGGGTGAATACTCAAACTACTCCTATAACTTTCCTCAAGAATCAATTTCTTCAGTTTAGGATTGTCATGCACACATACCCTACCTCGAAACCTCAGTACTCCATATTCATCTACCTTAAAATCACCATTTACACTTGCGTTCTCCGAAGGCAATAGATCTACCAGCTTAACACTCAACTTTTGATTCTTACTGATCTCATTAAGGAATTCATTGtttaattttatattaattttgaagtaaaaagataaaatagtgagagaaaaatttaaaaattaaagaTAAAGCTGATGAAATTGTGAAATGAGATTGAAAGTAAAAAAAAAGTGAAAGAGAAATTTAAGTGTATATTTGTTTAATTAAGCTTATTTATAATCAAATGATGTGTTAAAAGAACAAAGAATAAAAAGCTGTTCAATAATGGCccattttaaaatttattattattttaatgaaAAGTTCATTTTGTTATCGTTGCATACTGAAGCAATGGTTTGCCAAAGTGTCCAACTCCTACGGCTTTCAATATTAATGATACTTTGCCACGCTGAAAATCTGCTTCAAAGATTGCTGCTGGAGATACTCTAATATAACATGTGTTGCTCTAGTTTGCACTATAATTCTCTAATTTTTTTTACAAATTGTGCACTTGTGTATTTGTTTatattttcttatttattttgTAGGCTTGCATTTTTTTAAGTATGTCTACATACATTATCATTGTGTTGTTGGGTTGCTTGTATTTGATATATTTTAAATATGGAAAAAATGACCTTGTGTTTTTATTGATATGTATTTTGTTTATTATGCATTATGTCAATGACGACATGTATTTAACATTAGTTGATAGTAGAATTTTTTGTGCAATTTTTTACACATAATAATTCATTGTTCTATTTTGCTGCTATTTTTATTCCTTACATTTAGGTACTTCGAAAAGATTCCCTCTGATTATTTTTACAAAAGTATTTGATTGAaatttttctattttgtttttttaatttaaaCTTATTAACTAGAGTATTTGTTTGTGGTTATTGTCTGTTTTGAGTTATGTTTGGACGTCACATTTGTCATTTTATTTGTTAGTGAATGTCCAGCAGTATTAAAAAATATATTGAATAAAATAGGatgtaaataaaattaaatataatataattattaaatattttatatCTATGATAACTAAAATAGGATGTAATATACCATTTTCTTATACTCTATTTAAAGAAAATAGGGTGTAAATTTGTTGTCATTCATAATAAGTATTATCCATTTTATACCCAATTTTTATCAAATGAGGTGTAAAATCGTTTGATTTAAATGTATATATGTAACAATTTATAcccatttttttaaaaaaaatggtGTAATATACCATCTATTTACATCTGATTTAAAACGAATGTAAGTTCGTCAGACATTTTTCACCCTTTGAATTTACACCCTCTAATAATATGTGTAAAATGTATAAAAAATGGATATAAATTATTCTTTCTGCAATAGTGATATTTAGAAAATTAGAAGAAATATGGATTGTTCGAGTATTTTGACAGTACGTGAAAATGAGAAGAAGGAGAGTTAGGGCTTGGGAAAGGAAACTCCATAGAAGGTTGTTGGATTGCTTTTGCTGAATTTTCAAGGTAAGGGAGATGAGATTATTCATCCAAGggtgacttaatcatgagaggGTAGAGAGGTTTCCCTTAACCTCAAATATGAgtttcttcctttttcttttgaTTGGTTATTCGATGAATTACATGAATGTGATGTTATTTTATTCAACGAATCAATTGAAATTTGTGCTCTGTTAATATgattattattgtttatgttgAACTGTTCATAAACATGATGATTGGTATGAGATTGGGGGCTTATAACATGATTGTAATTATGAGTTTTGATGATTAATCGATGGAATACCATGTTAAATTAATAGGAAATAACATGCTAATATGTGTTAATCATGTATGTATCAATTATGGGGTATTTGGGAATGTTTGGAATTGATTTAGGGGTGTTTTAAAGGTTCTGCAATGGCAGAATGCATTTTTGCTTCGGTTAATAGGGTGACGCGCGTCACCTCCATGTCTCCCTAGTGGTCAAGTGCTTTGAGATGTCAGTTGTCTGACAGGGAGACCATTATGGTCTCTAGGAAAGTGTAGGGACTCGTCGATCGACACAAGGGTGACAGTTGAGGGATAAGGGTGATGACGGGCGCCACCCTGGTGACAGGCTACCCGTCATTATGTCAGTGAGTGCATTTTGGCCTCCTGAGTTGGATTTCTCATGTGGTTTTGTCGCGCGGTCAATGTTTGGCTGTTGTTCGGTGGGTTTTTATGAATACTAATGGATTAATTTATATGTGTAATTAATCAATCATTGTTTAATAATATTATACATACATAAGTATTACATGTAATTGTGGATGTATGTTCCTTGTGCGAATATATGTGGTGAAAATTGAAGTATAATATTATGTGAATTATCGTGCATGCTTGTTGATGAGTAAAGAAGAGTAGTTTGGATGAGAATTATCGGCGATGCGTTGAATGCATATTTGGTTACAGTTAGAGTGAGGTTGTGGTCATTATTATGTTGATGTTGTATGATTGTTTATAGTTAAAATGGGGATGTATTCATTGTTGTAATTCAATTGTTATATGCCATGAATCATATGTTGTCGTGTTATGAAAGAGGAGAGTCACGAGTTCATAGTGGAGACTAGTAACTTGTCTCAAACTCAGAGTGGGGGCTTGGAACTCAAAGTGGTGGCTCGAGGTTCATAGAGGGGACCCGGTTTGCATGAAGAACCAAATATtgagtcggtaccgcatgcatgaGTTGAGTCGATGTTGCATGACATTACATAAAAGTTGTGAAAATGAGATATTTGAGTGTTGTTGAATGCTCTAGTATGGAATTGTACGAGTATGATTGTGATACGAGTGTTGTTAAATACATGATATTGTGGTGTATATTTGATATCTGCATAGTCTGTGATGTGTGAATCTATCCTGATTGTTATGTGCACAATTTATTATTTGAATGTATTCTTACCCTATTTTTGTGTTGTTGTGTATGTGCTCCACCGGAGTATAAACAATCAGGTACATGAGTAAGAGGTTGATGTAAAGGATGGAATTATGCCTCTTTAGTTTCCTATTAATCAAGTATATAGTTGGAGTCGCTCTGATATATAACACGAGGGGAACAAGTTattcttttatttgttttcttaTGTTGCATATCTTTTCTTTAATTGGAGATTGAACCACTTTTCAAACTTATTGTTGTTGAGGCTTTTTATGCCGAGTATTTTATAATTCCGCTGCTTACAAATGATTTAATTTTATATTACGTGGTTCATGTATGTTTTGTTGATGTTTGAGTAGCATCCTACTTGTAGGATTTATGTATTATACATGTCTTAATTATTTGTCGAGTCTGGAAGTAGGGTGTTACAAGTTTCATGTAGATCACTGATGTTTCATGTGGATTGATGAGTTGAGAGTGTCTCAACCATTGTCACTTTATAAATTGATGACAAAGATTTGTTGAACGTGTATGATACATATTTGTTATGTTGTTGTATGTTTTTGTTAAGATTGGTATAATCTTCATGTTGTTTAtgttatttttgttgtttatgttgttgttattg containing:
- the LOC127082125 gene encoding uncharacterized protein LOC127082125, producing the protein MGIGYALKLKKLTSKFIGPYQISQRIGVVAYRVALPPDLSNLHDVFHVSQLQKYIRDPSHVIKMDDVQVRDNITVEALPVRIEDQKLKKLRGKEIALVKVVWGGVTGGNIT